A single Seriola aureovittata isolate HTS-2021-v1 ecotype China chromosome 19, ASM2101889v1, whole genome shotgun sequence DNA region contains:
- the LOC130187854 gene encoding uncharacterized protein LOC130187854 yields the protein MTEQPGCSTASMQTPLHIDLPPVDQDNVSFIISKCLIQLPIQQWDFLYSGLLTYDVVTGLAFSCMDIIQTFAEAILDCAIPKAYRYMRTNEAFYSTIVTEDQIHAYLEDSVGQALTKCMKIDVQNLVSTKSFTELLVRHITRTVNSVLTLSTSAPILESRIPVLFVSGCVTSIRDLTDMAFQMAVILMAAIDAQKPPEELTGAQLSTTTLPEPGMEVEPPILFSNFNHDLVKQLRNYIIHMVKVLKGGVQKPLCEINFSNYQDVYIRVGMNTRILTVENSETHGQEASMPSCGGWDAIPGVVPYSDEPKSHPKSPPFFSAPVISITGCFNQIDPMKELDIIKKIADELVQEFLEEQQGAEETYDLQKAASDGLEDVDKVKMREFTDRIFNVIMSGVDYQIPLVPARTRVCDSVTYRQLRRSDIGAPGAVARILYMKTEEVVARCVSQVLLWSALKSKRSGHFFPGPSLQDLLFQPDLLLTIDAIGEHVAVPLRISSQASDDTYDLVSESQASTHSDMLLRCTVMTWLIQHMLTKKGIEITEIVSEAIKKACEHISNEALEASLLNKNCEDITETLFADLLLEFGSVSEMRRATAAGDPSFEEAIVSTLRKQLGIPILASPHENAAKKTTCGFIKKFKRLCCKKTSKKTSETTAVIDLTSDQDDYELPDDDSLREETQRCWCPCMCRIPAFIRKTCSSQKRTFSSITSAMGRPFITCFCPESE from the exons ATGACAGAACAACCAGGGTGTTCCACTGCATCGATGCAGACACCTTTGCATATTGACCTGCCACCTGTTGATCAAGACAACGTCTCATTTATTATCAGTAAATGTCTGATACAGCTACCAATACA GCAGTGGGACTTCCTGTATTCCGGCCTTCTCACCTATGATGTGGTTACTGGGCTGGCCTTCTCTTGCATGGATATTATCCAGACTTTTGCAGAGGCCATCTTGGACTGTGCGATACCGAAGGCCTACAGATACATGAGAACCAATGAGGCCTTTTATTCAACCATCGTGACTGAGGACCAGATCCACGCCTACCTGGAGGATTCTGTTGGACAAGCGCTGACTAAATGTATGAAGATCGATGTGCAGAATTTAGTATCTACCAAGTCGTTCACAGAGTTACTTGTGAGACACATCACAAGGACAGTGAACTCAGTCCTGACTTTGTCCACTTCTGCTCCCATCCTGGAGTCCAGAATACCAGTGTTGTTTGTCAGTGGCTGTGTGACTTCCATTAGAGACCTTACAGACATGGCTTTCCAAATGGCCGTCATACTGATGGCAGCCATCGATGCTCAGAAGCCACCTGAAGAGCTGACTGGAGCTCAGTTGAGCACGACCACATTGCCTGAACCTGGCATGGAAGTGGAGCCCCCCATACTCTTTTCGAATTTCAACCATGACTTAGTGAAACAGCTGAGGAATTACATCATTCACATGGTCAAAGTCCTAAAAGGTGGAGTTCAAAAGCCACTTTGTGAAATTAACTTCAGCAACTATCAAGATGTTTATATCAGAGTTGGCATGAACACACGAATTTTGACTGtggaaaacagtgaaacacatgGACAGGAAGCTTCCATGCCTTCCTGCGGTGGTTGGGACGCCATACCAGGCGTTGTACCTTACAGCGATGAACCCAAGTCCCATCCTAAGAGCCCTCCCTTTTTTTCAGCTCCTGTAATTAGCATAACAGGCTGTTTCAATCAAATAGATCCCATGAAGGAGTTAGACATTATCAAGAAGATAGCTGATGAACTGGTACAAGAGTTTTTGGAGGAACAGCAGGGGGCAGAAGAGACATACGACCTTCAAAAAGCCGCCTCTGATGGGCTGGAGGATGTCGACAAAGTTAAGATGAGAGAATTCACAGACAGAATCTTCAATGTGATAATGAGCGGAGTTGACTACCAGATTCCATTAGTGCCAGCCAGAACACGCGTGTGCGACAGTGTGACCTATAGACAGCTGAGGAGATCCGACATCGGCGCCCCGGGCGCTGTTGCTCGTATCCTTTACATGAAGACAGAAGAGGTTGTCGCTCGTTGTGTTTCGCAGGTTCTCCTGTGGTCAGCGCTAAAATCAAAGAGGTCTGGACATTTCTTTCCGGGTCCTAGTTTACAGGACTTGTTATTCCAGCCTGACTTACTTCTTACAATAGATGCAATAGGAGAGCATGTAGCAGTGCCATTGAGAATTAGTTCTCAAGCCTCGGATGACACGTATGATTTAGTCAGTGAGTCCCAGGCCTCGACGCACTCAGACATGCTGTTAAGGTGTACTGTGATGACTTGGCTGATTCAGCATATGCTTACTAAGAAAGGGATTGAAATCACTGAAATAGTGAGCGAGGCTATAAAGAAAGCATGTGAGCACATTTCAAACGAGGCTCTCGAAGCCTCCctgttgaataaaaactgtGAGGACATCACAGAGACTCTCTTTGCCGACCTCCTGCTGGAGTTTGGTTCTGTAAGCGAGATGCGCAGGGCCACGGCAGCAGGGGATCCCAGCTTTGAAGAGGCTATTGTGAGCACGCTGAGGAAACAGCTAGGAATTCCAATATTGGCATCGCCTcatgaaaatgcagcaaaaaaaacGACCTGTGGTTTCATCAAGAAATTCAAAAGACTGTGCTGCAAGAAAACGTCCAAGAAGACCAGCGAGACCACCGCCGTCATCGATCTAACCTCCGACCAGGACGACTATGAGCTTCCTG acgaTGATTCTCTGAGGGAAGAAACGCAGCGATGCTGGTGTCCATGCATGTGCAGAATACCTGCCTTCATCAGAAAGACGTGCTCGTCCCAAAAGAGGACGTTCTCCTCTATTACCAGCGCAATGGGCAGACCCTTCATCACTTGCTTCTGCCCAGAGAGCGAGTAA